CAGCGCGCGACGGTCAGGAAGGAGGCGGCGATGGCCATGCCGGCCAGCACCAGGACGATCACGATGGCCCACAGCGGCGCCTTCTGCGTGCGCATGGACCAGGCGGCCCCGAGCAGCAGGCCGCCGAGGGCGAGGTAGAGGACGGACCAGTAGGGCATCAGAGGGTCTCCAGCCAGTTGCGCAGCAGCTGCAGTCCGGCGTCGCCCGACTTCTCCGGGTGGAACTGGGTGGCGGAGAGCGGCCCGTTCTCCACGGCGGCCACGAAGTCGGCCCCGTGGTGGGCCCACGTGACCTGCGGCGGGCGCATCGCGGAGATGGTCTGGTCGAACTCCCAGCGCAGCACGCCGTAGGAGTGCACGAAGTAGAACCGCTCGTCCTCGATGCCGGAGAAGAGGGCGCTGCCCTCGGGCGGGCGGACGGTGTTCCACCCCATGTGCGGCAGGACCTCGGCGGGCAGGGCCTCGACGACGCCGGGCCACTCCCCCATGCCCTCGGCCCGCTCGCCGTGCTCCACGCCGGCGTCGAACAGGATCTGGTGGCCCACGCAGATGCCGAGCACCGGGCGGCCGCCGGCCACGCGGCGCCCGATCCAGCGGGTGCCGCCGACCTCGGTGAGGGCGCGCATCACGGAGGCGAACGCGCCGACGCCGGGCACCAGCAGGCCGTCCGCGGACTGCACGGCCTCCGGGTCGCGGGTGAGCTCGACGGCCGCGCCGGCGCGCTCCAGGGCGCGCACCGCCGAGTGGACGTTGCCGGAGCCGTAGTCCAGCACCGCCACGCTCGGGCGCACGCCGGGGACGGAGGTGGGGCGGGCCATCAGAGGGCGCCCTTGGTGGAGGGCACGCCGCTCATGCGGGGGTCGTCCTCCACGGCGGCGCGCAGGGCGCGGGCGAAGGCCTTGAACTGCGCCTCGACGATGTGGTGCGGGTCGCGGCCGCGCACCACGTCCATGTGCAGGCAGATGGCCGCGTGGTAGGTGATCGACTCGAACACGTGGCGGGTCATGGACCCGGTGAAGTGGCCGCCGATCAGGTGGTACTGCTGGCCCTCGGGCTCGCCCTCGTGGACGAGGTAGGGGCGCCCGGAGACGTCCACGACGGCGCGGGCGAGCGCCTCGTCCAGCGGGACGGAGGCCTCGCCGAAGCGGCGGATGCCGGACTTGTCCCCGAGGGCGGTCTTGAGCACCTCGCCGAGGGTGATGGCCACGTCCTCCACGGTGTGGTGGACGTCGATGTGGGTGTCCCCCGTGGCGCGCACGGTGAGGTCGATCTGCGAGTGCCGGGCCAGGGCCGTGAGCATGTGGTCGTAGAACGGCACGGAGGTGGAGATCTCGGCGCGGCCGGTGCCGTCCAGGTCCATCTCGACGTGCACGTCCGACTCGCTGGTGGTGCGCGTCATGCGCGCACGCCGTCCGGAGATCAGCTCGGCTGCCACGGGGCCTCCTCGGGGCTGGGGCGCACCGGCGGGCGGCGGTGCGGGCGGGTGGGTGGGGTGCGGGCGGACGACGACGGCCGGGGCCGGGGGCGCCGCGCGCTCTGCCTCCATCCTAGGGAGGCGGGCGGACGCCCGAGCACGGGTGACGCCCGGCCCGGGGTCAGCGGCGGTGCCCGATCTCGGCCAGGACGGCCTCGAGCGCCTCGAGGAAGGCGGTGGTCTCCTCCTCGGTGCCGGCCGTGACGCGCAGGTGGTGCGGGATGCCCACGTCCCGCACGAGCACGCCGAGCTCGAGCAGGCGGCGCCACACGTCCGCCGCATCCTCCAGGTGGCCGAAGAACACGAAGTTCGAGTCCGAGACGGAGGGCTCCAGCCCCAGCTCGCGCAGGGTCGCCACGATCCGATCGCGCTGGCCCTTGATGTCCTCCACGGTCTCCAGCAGGGCGTCCACGTGGTCCAGGGCCGCCTCCGCGGTGGCCTG
The sequence above is a segment of the Micrococcus endophyticus genome. Coding sequences within it:
- the hisB gene encoding imidazoleglycerol-phosphate dehydratase HisB, with product MTRTTSESDVHVEMDLDGTGRAEISTSVPFYDHMLTALARHSQIDLTVRATGDTHIDVHHTVEDVAITLGEVLKTALGDKSGIRRFGEASVPLDEALARAVVDVSGRPYLVHEGEPEGQQYHLIGGHFTGSMTRHVFESITYHAAICLHMDVVRGRDPHHIVEAQFKAFARALRAAVEDDPRMSGVPSTKGAL
- the hisH gene encoding imidazole glycerol phosphate synthase subunit HisH, whose protein sequence is MARPTSVPGVRPSVAVLDYGSGNVHSAVRALERAGAAVELTRDPEAVQSADGLLVPGVGAFASVMRALTEVGGTRWIGRRVAGGRPVLGICVGHQILFDAGVEHGERAEGMGEWPGVVEALPAEVLPHMGWNTVRPPEGSALFSGIEDERFYFVHSYGVLRWEFDQTISAMRPPQVTWAHHGADFVAAVENGPLSATQFHPEKSGDAGLQLLRNWLETL